One Paenarthrobacter aurescens TC1 DNA window includes the following coding sequences:
- the hpaH gene encoding 2-oxo-hepta-3-ene-1,7-dioic acid hydratase (identified by match to protein family HMM PF01689; match to protein family HMM TIGR02312) gives MLDAKTIEAIADELLEAGRNRKPVPRLTARYPDMTVEDSYAVQQLWMRRNEEAGRTLVGRKIGLTSKAMQAATGITEPDYGAIFDDMVLETGCSVAWDQYTHPRVEVELAFVLKSALKGPGCTIFDVLNATDYVVPALEILDSRIEMEGRTIVDTISDNAAMGAMVVGGRPVRPDAVDLRWVSAILYKNQTVEETGVAAGVLDHPANGVHWLANKIAAHGDSMKAGDIILAGSFTRPLWVYKGDTVHADYGPLGVVTCHFS, from the coding sequence ATGTTGGACGCGAAGACGATCGAAGCCATTGCCGACGAGCTCCTCGAAGCCGGCCGGAACCGCAAACCGGTCCCGCGCCTCACCGCCCGCTACCCCGACATGACGGTGGAGGATTCCTACGCCGTGCAGCAGTTGTGGATGCGGCGGAACGAGGAAGCCGGGCGCACGTTGGTGGGGCGCAAGATCGGCCTCACGTCCAAGGCCATGCAGGCCGCCACGGGCATTACGGAACCGGATTACGGCGCCATTTTCGATGACATGGTACTGGAGACCGGGTGCTCGGTCGCGTGGGACCAGTACACGCACCCGCGGGTCGAAGTGGAGTTGGCCTTCGTGCTGAAGTCCGCCTTGAAGGGCCCGGGCTGCACCATCTTCGACGTGCTCAACGCGACCGACTACGTGGTTCCGGCCCTCGAGATCCTGGACTCCAGGATCGAAATGGAGGGCCGGACCATCGTGGACACCATCTCGGACAACGCCGCGATGGGCGCCATGGTGGTGGGCGGCCGCCCGGTGCGGCCGGACGCCGTCGACCTCCGCTGGGTCTCTGCCATCCTCTACAAAAACCAGACCGTGGAGGAGACCGGGGTGGCCGCCGGAGTGCTCGATCACCCAGCCAACGGAGTCCATTGGCTGGCCAACAAGATCGCTGCTCACGGAGACTCAATGAAAGCCGGAGATATCATCCTGGCAGGCTCGTTTACACGCCCCCTATGGGTGTACAAAGGTGATACCGTGCACGCGGACTACGGACCGTTGGGAGTTGTGACATGTCACTTCAGCTGA
- a CDS encoding hypothetical protein (identified by Glimmer2; putative), translating to MSPPGKWDSGRADSRIPFFETRDSHALWIRPNVRGSIRGSYDADLFVGFRNPFGAQNAYGRTLGHIFHALCLWVHAVLVFPWTGEHCLDSRDQKCCSETEREPMTAQTSSAPTVSGQARSATGRYTYRAKALRPQHTDHTDHAKLAHALGVHRQLLSHATSAIRTLTAARNELMAQAIEDGLTIATVSAATGENMKAVRTIALAYDDLHPSGLPRNVHLSAMKQKSDELRAAERHRAQITERREALIVMALRNQVCDDLELASLTGLTPDHIRRSTRGIARPA from the coding sequence ATGTCTCCTCCAGGAAAGTGGGACTCAGGACGCGCGGATTCGCGTATCCCCTTTTTCGAGACTAGGGATTCGCACGCCCTGTGGATAAGACCTAATGTGCGTGGATCTATAAGGGGCTCTTATGACGCGGATCTCTTTGTGGGGTTCCGGAACCCATTCGGCGCACAGAATGCGTATGGACGCACTCTGGGGCACATCTTCCATGCACTTTGCTTATGGGTTCACGCGGTATTGGTATTTCCTTGGACCGGTGAACACTGCCTAGATTCGAGGGATCAGAAGTGCTGTTCCGAAACTGAAAGGGAGCCAATGACAGCCCAAACCAGCTCAGCCCCCACTGTTTCAGGCCAAGCCCGCTCGGCCACCGGACGATATACCTACCGGGCCAAGGCCCTACGTCCGCAGCACACGGATCACACGGATCACGCCAAGCTGGCGCATGCCCTCGGCGTGCATCGGCAACTGCTGTCCCACGCAACGAGCGCCATCCGTACCCTGACCGCTGCCAGAAACGAGCTGATGGCGCAGGCGATTGAGGATGGGCTCACCATCGCCACTGTTTCAGCGGCCACCGGGGAGAACATGAAGGCGGTCAGGACCATCGCTTTGGCTTATGACGATCTCCACCCGAGCGGGCTCCCCCGCAACGTCCATTTGTCAGCAATGAAGCAGAAGAGCGACGAACTCAGGGCCGCCGAACGTCATCGGGCCCAGATCACCGAACGACGCGAAGCCCTGATTGTGATGGCCCTCCGCAACCAGGTCTGCGATGACCTGGAGCTTGCCTCGCTGACCGGACTCACTCCGGACCACATCCGCCGGTCAACGCGGGGAATCGCCCGTCCTGCCTAG
- a CDS encoding hypothetical protein (identified by Glimmer2; putative) produces the protein MPRTRVHQMPFDAAAGVGGHEAPLEDKQGFAYAAYRTPKAIPWAVKSGSCADRSAGWI, from the coding sequence GTGCCCCGGACGCGTGTCCACCAGATGCCATTCGATGCTGCTGCCGGCGTGGGCGGGCATGAGGCTCCCCTCGAAGACAAACAGGGGTTCGCCTATGCCGCCTATCGGACGCCAAAAGCCATTCCGTGGGCAGTGAAATCCGGTTCGTGCGCTGATCGTTCCGCGGGTTGGATTTGA
- a CDS encoding putative LamB/YcsF family protein (identified by match to protein family HMM PF03746), whose translation MTSTIDLVADLGEGFGAYTIGDDSELLEIVSSANIACGFHAGDPDIMAATVAECVRRGVGIGAHPSFPDLRGFGRRDMGLSASEVQNDVLYQLGALNGFAAFHGTKVTHLAPHGRLGNLVAVRADYAQAVADAAARVDNELIVVAQDGELATAARKAGLDVAIVGIVDRAYQEDGTLLPRSQSGAVLHDPTEIVDRTLRMVVDGKIRCATGDDINIDVDTLLLHGDNPGAVELARQIRSELISAGVRIAPLAEVMDAKRKAA comes from the coding sequence GTGACGTCCACAATTGATCTTGTAGCGGATCTCGGAGAGGGATTTGGCGCCTACACCATTGGCGACGATTCCGAGCTCCTGGAGATCGTCTCAAGCGCCAATATCGCATGTGGGTTCCACGCCGGTGATCCGGACATCATGGCGGCCACCGTTGCAGAATGCGTTCGCCGCGGCGTGGGCATCGGAGCGCACCCGAGCTTCCCCGACTTGCGTGGGTTTGGTCGGCGCGACATGGGCCTCTCTGCCAGCGAGGTACAGAACGACGTGCTTTACCAGCTGGGTGCACTGAACGGCTTCGCCGCTTTCCACGGCACTAAGGTCACGCACCTCGCGCCGCACGGACGGCTCGGCAACCTCGTGGCTGTCCGCGCCGACTACGCCCAGGCTGTGGCTGACGCCGCAGCCCGCGTCGACAACGAACTCATTGTTGTCGCCCAGGACGGCGAACTCGCCACCGCCGCTCGGAAAGCCGGGCTGGATGTCGCAATCGTCGGCATCGTGGACAGGGCGTACCAGGAAGACGGCACGCTGCTTCCCCGCAGCCAGTCCGGCGCCGTGCTGCACGATCCAACAGAGATCGTGGACCGCACGCTGCGCATGGTGGTTGACGGAAAGATCCGTTGCGCCACCGGCGACGACATTAATATCGACGTCGATACGCTGCTCCTCCACGGGGACAACCCCGGTGCTGTTGAGCTGGCTCGGCAGATCCGTTCGGAACTCATCTCCGCTGGCGTCCGCATCGCCCCGCTGGCTGAGGTCATGGATGCCAAGAGGAAGGCGGCCTGA
- a CDS encoding putative acyl-CoA thioester hydrolase (identified by match to protein family HMM PF03061), which produces MEKADITFRTRKWVRPEDLNANGTLFGGSLLKWIDEEAAIYAILQLGNGRAVTKYISEINFVSSAVQGDLVEMGLTAKRFGRTSLTMRAEVRNMITREAILTIEEIVFVNLGPDGRPQPHGYTEITYDRDRIPTHHLTETLDED; this is translated from the coding sequence ATGGAAAAAGCAGACATCACCTTTCGCACCCGTAAATGGGTGCGGCCCGAGGACCTTAACGCCAACGGCACACTCTTTGGTGGAAGCCTGCTGAAGTGGATCGATGAAGAGGCCGCGATCTACGCCATCCTCCAATTGGGCAACGGCCGCGCCGTGACCAAGTACATTTCCGAGATCAACTTTGTGAGCTCCGCAGTCCAAGGCGACCTGGTGGAGATGGGGCTTACCGCGAAGCGCTTCGGTCGCACGTCCCTGACCATGCGCGCCGAGGTCCGCAATATGATCACACGGGAGGCGATCCTGACCATCGAGGAAATCGTCTTCGTGAACCTCGGGCCCGATGGCCGCCCGCAACCGCACGGCTACACGGAGATCACGTATGACCGCGACCGCATCCCCACGCACCACCTAACCGAAACGCTCGACGAAGACTGA
- a CDS encoding putative major facilitator superfamily (MFS) transporter (identified by match to protein family HMM PF00083; match to protein family HMM PF07690), producing the protein MTASTNAAPVQHERLTSRQTRKVVTAGCVGIFVELYDNGIFAFMAGTLALVFLAPGNPDNALLFVFAGYAVSFFVRPLGAVVCGYLGDRIGRQKLLVFVILLISVATAGIGLLPPYAVIGIAAPILLVLMRLLQGFSVGGEAAGAMTFLAEHAPEGKRGIITSYAQIASFAALLTGTLVAFSMSPWLTQAAIDGGGFGSFAWRIPFLVAIPMGIIGWYIRKAISDTPNFEKLKEEGGLSKNPLKEAFQSKEHRRAMLLALFIPLMNGSGYYVLFSYMPTFLKGKQLNFTIGEALLVTACSLVVICIAIPFMGALSDRVGRKKVIAGSAIAMAVLGIPSYALIATGEMGLAILGACIMAIVFAGHTAVIHILIVELFPTRVRYSAYGLGYNISSALFGGTAPLLMTWLIGSTGNIYMPAFYAVVTALGTLIAVSTVKDRAHEPLRDA; encoded by the coding sequence ATGACCGCAAGCACCAACGCTGCACCAGTGCAGCATGAGCGGCTCACGAGCCGCCAAACCCGCAAGGTTGTCACCGCAGGTTGTGTTGGCATCTTCGTGGAACTGTACGACAACGGCATTTTCGCCTTCATGGCGGGAACGCTGGCTCTCGTCTTCCTGGCCCCGGGCAATCCGGACAACGCCTTGCTCTTCGTGTTCGCCGGATACGCGGTTTCGTTTTTTGTCCGCCCGCTCGGTGCGGTGGTTTGTGGCTACCTCGGGGACCGGATCGGCAGGCAAAAGCTCCTGGTCTTCGTCATCCTCCTGATCAGTGTTGCCACCGCCGGTATCGGTCTGCTGCCCCCTTATGCAGTCATCGGCATCGCGGCTCCGATCCTCCTGGTCCTCATGCGGCTCCTCCAGGGCTTCTCCGTTGGCGGCGAGGCTGCCGGCGCCATGACCTTCCTTGCTGAGCACGCCCCGGAAGGCAAGCGCGGCATCATCACCTCGTACGCGCAGATCGCCTCCTTCGCAGCACTGCTCACGGGTACCTTGGTAGCCTTCTCCATGTCGCCCTGGCTCACCCAAGCAGCTATCGACGGCGGCGGCTTCGGCTCCTTCGCATGGCGTATCCCGTTCCTGGTGGCCATCCCCATGGGCATCATCGGTTGGTACATCCGCAAGGCCATCAGCGACACCCCCAACTTCGAGAAGCTGAAGGAAGAGGGCGGTCTCTCCAAGAACCCGCTCAAGGAAGCCTTCCAGTCCAAGGAACACCGCCGCGCCATGCTCCTGGCTCTCTTCATCCCGCTGATGAATGGCTCCGGCTACTACGTCCTCTTCTCCTACATGCCCACGTTCCTTAAGGGCAAGCAGCTGAACTTCACCATCGGCGAAGCCCTCCTGGTGACGGCCTGCAGCCTGGTGGTTATCTGCATCGCCATCCCGTTCATGGGCGCCCTGTCCGACCGTGTTGGCCGCAAGAAGGTCATTGCCGGTTCCGCGATCGCCATGGCAGTCCTAGGCATCCCGTCCTACGCCCTCATCGCCACCGGCGAAATGGGCCTGGCCATCCTCGGCGCCTGCATCATGGCAATCGTCTTCGCCGGCCACACAGCGGTCATCCACATCCTGATCGTCGAGCTGTTCCCCACCCGCGTCCGTTATTCCGCATACGGCCTCGGCTACAACATCTCCTCGGCCCTGTTCGGCGGCACCGCACCGCTGCTCATGACCTGGCTGATCGGCAGTACCGGCAACATCTACATGCCCGCGTTCTACGCAGTGGTCACCGCCCTCGGCACACTGATCGCTGTCAGCACGGTCAAGGACCGGGCGCACGAACCACTGCGCGACGCCTAG
- a CDS encoding putative demethylmenaquinone methyltransferase (identified by match to protein family HMM PF03737), giving the protein MIHVKTKFERPEADVVSRLAAFSSATIHEAQGRRGALSSRIKPIDRSMSFCGPAVTVACAPQDNLMLQVAIHYAQAGDVVLVGAQEMAEAGTFGDVLGNAMKAKGIAAMVTDSGVRDTQDLIELGLPVFSGSVSIKGTVKETLGPINHPIVFGDEIIYPGDILRGDADGVVVVRREEAEEVIALSQARDDHERELIKLYHDGGNTIELCGLTEKLKEKGLLVED; this is encoded by the coding sequence ATGATCCACGTCAAGACCAAGTTCGAGCGCCCCGAGGCTGACGTCGTCAGCCGCCTCGCGGCCTTCTCTTCCGCAACCATCCACGAAGCACAGGGCCGCCGCGGCGCCCTGAGCTCCAGGATCAAGCCGATCGACCGCTCCATGTCCTTCTGCGGCCCTGCCGTCACGGTCGCCTGCGCACCGCAGGACAACCTCATGCTCCAGGTGGCCATCCACTACGCCCAGGCAGGCGACGTCGTCCTGGTCGGAGCGCAGGAGATGGCCGAAGCCGGCACGTTCGGCGACGTCTTGGGCAATGCCATGAAGGCCAAGGGCATCGCCGCCATGGTCACCGATTCAGGCGTGCGCGACACCCAGGACCTGATTGAGCTGGGACTGCCCGTCTTCTCCGGCAGCGTCAGCATCAAGGGCACAGTCAAGGAAACCCTCGGTCCGATCAACCACCCGATCGTTTTCGGTGACGAAATCATTTACCCGGGCGATATCCTCCGTGGTGACGCTGACGGCGTGGTGGTGGTCCGCCGCGAGGAGGCCGAGGAAGTCATCGCACTGTCCCAGGCCCGCGACGACCACGAGCGCGAACTCATCAAGCTCTACCACGACGGCGGAAACACCATTGAGCTCTGCGGGCTGACGGAGAAGCTCAAGGAGAAAGGCCTCCTGGTCGAAGACTGA
- a CDS encoding putative allophanate hydrolase subunit 1 family protein (identified by match to protein family HMM PF02682), with amino-acid sequence MSVLAVAPTEVHESGDSALRVVAISEAREDNWLTVHRLADWLESCGAEGLQGAVPTYDSVLVEFDPILVSARQVRAFVKLGLLELGHAGDVTQAPREFDVPVVYGGDYGPDLERVAQHQGIDLEEVIRLHTEKTYTVRCLGAPAGSPMMDGPAFPKPVPRLKDPRLSVPAGAVAVAGRQAVIAPAAAPGGWCVIGQTPLSVLNIRREPLVPYKPGDILRFRQIRSEDFHEFVGMELEPMELEPLP; translated from the coding sequence ATGTCGGTCCTGGCAGTGGCTCCCACCGAAGTCCACGAATCCGGAGACTCCGCGCTTCGCGTCGTCGCCATTTCTGAAGCCCGTGAAGACAACTGGCTAACAGTCCACCGATTGGCTGACTGGCTGGAAAGCTGCGGTGCCGAGGGTCTCCAGGGCGCGGTTCCTACGTATGACTCCGTGCTGGTGGAGTTCGATCCCATCCTGGTTTCGGCCCGTCAAGTGCGCGCCTTCGTCAAGCTCGGGCTTCTGGAACTCGGCCACGCCGGCGATGTTACGCAGGCGCCTCGGGAATTCGACGTTCCGGTGGTTTATGGGGGCGACTACGGTCCCGACCTGGAACGCGTTGCACAGCATCAGGGGATTGACCTCGAAGAAGTCATCCGCCTCCACACCGAAAAGACCTACACCGTGCGCTGTCTGGGTGCCCCCGCGGGTTCGCCCATGATGGACGGTCCCGCGTTCCCCAAGCCTGTACCCCGCCTCAAGGATCCCCGGCTCAGTGTGCCTGCGGGTGCGGTGGCAGTAGCCGGACGCCAGGCAGTCATCGCGCCGGCAGCCGCTCCCGGAGGGTGGTGCGTGATCGGTCAGACGCCGCTGTCAGTCCTCAATATCCGCCGCGAACCGTTGGTCCCCTACAAGCCGGGCGACATCCTGCGGTTCCGGCAGATCCGCTCCGAAGACTTCCACGAGTTCGTGGGCATGGAACTGGAACCCATGGAATTGGAGCCCCTGCCGTGA
- a CDS encoding putative allophanate hydrolase subunit 2 domain protein (identified by match to protein family HMM PF02626): MSGEILIQQPGNSVVTDLGRFRGPRFGLPVNGALDQYSARAANILAGNLDNHPLLEITALDFRMKANSDVLIAVTGAPLTLTVGGRPCSQWEPVSVRAGESVSIRGIHRGLRAYLAIHGSIEAGTLLGSAAPDTVVGFGLQLQEGTTLLSRRSVSPVRQPYFDLPLFRLGLERPSMGSDLSVDVTDGPDVAEFGESGELLFTSEYVVSGRSNHIGLRLGGELPERTSSDEVLSRGVPVGAVEVPSREELLVLHRGRGVTAGYPVLAVVTSTGLDVLAQARPGDKVRFRKTTVAEATAAHRRSRAQLETLRESVNAVFGLLGIGCRPQWQDLPVAACS; the protein is encoded by the coding sequence GTGAGCGGCGAGATCCTGATCCAGCAGCCCGGCAACTCGGTTGTCACGGACCTTGGCAGGTTCCGCGGACCCCGCTTTGGACTTCCAGTCAACGGTGCCTTGGACCAATACTCGGCCCGCGCTGCAAACATTTTGGCCGGAAATCTGGACAACCATCCCCTCCTGGAGATCACGGCCCTCGACTTCCGGATGAAAGCGAACAGCGACGTCCTGATCGCCGTTACTGGTGCTCCGCTCACGCTGACAGTCGGTGGACGCCCCTGCAGCCAGTGGGAACCCGTATCTGTCAGGGCAGGCGAATCCGTGTCCATCCGGGGAATCCACCGTGGGCTCCGTGCCTACCTGGCCATCCACGGCTCCATCGAGGCAGGGACACTGCTTGGCAGTGCAGCCCCGGACACCGTGGTGGGCTTCGGACTTCAGCTTCAGGAAGGAACCACGCTCCTTAGCCGGCGCAGCGTAAGTCCTGTACGCCAGCCGTACTTCGACCTTCCCCTCTTCCGGCTGGGCCTTGAACGCCCAAGCATGGGATCAGACCTTTCGGTCGATGTGACCGACGGCCCGGACGTCGCAGAGTTTGGCGAATCCGGTGAATTGCTCTTCACCTCGGAGTATGTCGTAAGCGGCCGTAGCAACCACATTGGCCTGCGGCTCGGCGGAGAACTTCCGGAAAGAACCTCAAGCGATGAGGTCCTTTCCCGCGGCGTGCCAGTGGGCGCCGTCGAGGTTCCCTCAAGGGAAGAACTGCTGGTACTGCACCGGGGACGCGGCGTCACGGCCGGGTACCCGGTCCTTGCAGTGGTCACCAGCACCGGACTGGATGTCCTGGCCCAAGCAAGGCCAGGGGACAAGGTCCGTTTTCGGAAAACCACAGTGGCAGAAGCAACTGCCGCCCATAGGCGGTCGCGGGCCCAACTTGAGACCCTCCGCGAATCCGTCAACGCCGTCTTCGGACTCCTTGGCATCGGATGCCGTCCCCAGTGGCAGGACCTACCAGTTGCGGCATGCAGCTAA
- a CDS encoding Aspartate aminotransferase (identified by match to protein family HMM PF00155) has protein sequence MSDYLPASRVTRIKSSASVAAAARVRELKAEGIPIIDLTVGEPDFDTPDHIKEAAVAAIRDGETKYTSVTGTPELQTAILRKIESHTGHHYERNQLTIGGGAKQVLYVALMASLNEGDEVIVPAPYWVSYPDMVLANDGTPVIVPCGEDTGFKLTPDALEKAITPNTKWLILNAPSNPTGAVYTREELQALGAVLEEHPNVFILTDEIYDEIHFGDGRVTSLVTAAPALKDRILLVNGVSKAYAMTGWRLGYGVGPAPLIAAMNKLQSQTSSCPSSISQAAAVAALNGDQSFVRDSVEVYRKRRDAAVEGLNAINGLTVAPAEGAFYAYVNCSGVIGKTAPDGKVIENDQDFTLYLLDAARVAVIQGSAYGLGPYFRISFATSLETINAGVDSISDAVNALN, from the coding sequence ATGTCCGACTACCTGCCGGCGTCGAGGGTCACCCGCATCAAGTCCTCAGCGAGCGTCGCCGCGGCCGCCCGCGTCCGCGAACTTAAAGCTGAAGGCATCCCGATCATCGACCTGACCGTCGGCGAGCCGGACTTCGACACCCCGGACCACATCAAAGAAGCAGCAGTCGCTGCCATCAGAGATGGAGAGACCAAGTACACCTCGGTGACCGGTACGCCGGAGCTCCAGACCGCGATCCTTCGCAAGATCGAAAGCCACACGGGACACCACTACGAGCGGAACCAACTGACCATTGGCGGCGGAGCCAAACAGGTTCTGTACGTAGCCCTGATGGCGTCGCTCAACGAGGGCGATGAGGTGATTGTCCCCGCACCTTACTGGGTTTCCTACCCGGACATGGTCCTTGCCAACGATGGCACCCCGGTGATCGTCCCGTGCGGCGAAGACACAGGCTTCAAACTCACCCCGGACGCCCTGGAAAAGGCCATCACCCCCAACACAAAATGGCTCATCCTTAACGCCCCTTCCAACCCGACCGGCGCTGTGTACACCAGGGAGGAACTGCAGGCATTGGGCGCGGTCCTTGAGGAGCACCCGAACGTCTTCATCCTCACCGACGAGATCTACGATGAGATCCACTTCGGAGACGGCCGCGTCACCAGCTTGGTCACTGCTGCCCCGGCGCTCAAAGACCGCATCTTGCTGGTCAACGGCGTGTCCAAGGCGTACGCGATGACCGGTTGGCGGCTCGGATACGGCGTGGGACCCGCGCCCCTGATTGCGGCCATGAACAAGCTGCAGTCCCAGACGTCGTCGTGCCCGTCGTCCATCAGCCAAGCCGCCGCAGTGGCGGCGCTGAACGGCGACCAGTCCTTCGTCCGCGACAGCGTGGAGGTGTACCGCAAGCGCCGGGACGCCGCCGTCGAGGGCCTCAACGCCATCAACGGGCTGACCGTTGCGCCGGCGGAAGGCGCCTTCTACGCGTACGTGAACTGCAGTGGCGTGATCGGCAAGACCGCGCCCGACGGCAAGGTCATCGAGAACGACCAAGACTTCACCCTTTACCTGTTGGACGCTGCCCGCGTGGCCGTCATCCAGGGTTCGGCCTACGGCCTGGGCCCGTACTTCCGGATCTCCTTCGCCACCTCGCTGGAGACCATCAACGCCGGCGTGGACTCCATCAGCGATGCCGTCAACGCACTCAACTAG
- the nac gene encoding nitrogen assimilation regulatory protein (identified by match to protein family HMM PF00126; match to protein family HMM PF03466), translating into MDTRKLSYFVQIVDSGSITKAAAALHVAQPALSQQVSALENDLKQRLLIRSKQGVEPTAAGHTLYRHAQSILRLVEQARQDVATSGAAPSGRVSIAIAPYSMASSLTPQIIREVGRRYPDIVVHLTEIFGGVLSEAIKNGRLDMALIYEPGKIRGVQFTTMIVEDLHLVVHPDVDIEHGKDTITLAEASTVGLFLPEKNHTLRQLIEKGLADQKLPLRLVGEVESVPSLTRLIRANLGGTVLPKSAADALFPDQDFKVLRIIEPGLQSKIALCTPDHEPLSEAASAVLMVVKEMLHQQLISKYGTDPVQLPAHP; encoded by the coding sequence ATGGATACGCGCAAACTCTCATACTTCGTGCAGATCGTTGATTCAGGCAGCATCACCAAGGCTGCGGCCGCGCTGCACGTGGCCCAGCCCGCCCTCAGCCAGCAGGTGTCAGCACTGGAGAACGACCTCAAGCAGCGCCTCCTGATCCGCAGCAAGCAGGGCGTTGAACCGACAGCGGCCGGGCACACCCTCTACCGCCACGCGCAATCGATCCTGCGGCTGGTGGAACAAGCCCGGCAGGACGTGGCCACCTCCGGAGCTGCTCCCTCCGGCCGGGTCTCCATTGCGATCGCGCCCTACAGCATGGCTTCAAGCCTGACGCCCCAGATCATCAGGGAAGTAGGGCGCCGCTACCCGGATATCGTGGTGCACCTGACAGAGATTTTTGGTGGCGTGTTGAGCGAGGCCATCAAGAACGGCCGCCTCGATATGGCGCTCATCTACGAGCCTGGAAAGATCCGCGGCGTTCAGTTCACCACCATGATCGTGGAGGATCTCCATCTTGTGGTTCACCCTGACGTGGACATCGAGCACGGCAAGGACACGATTACGCTCGCGGAAGCGAGCACAGTGGGCCTGTTCCTTCCGGAAAAGAACCACACACTGCGACAGCTCATCGAGAAGGGCTTGGCGGACCAAAAACTGCCGCTCCGGCTGGTGGGCGAAGTGGAATCGGTGCCTTCGCTGACCCGGCTCATCCGCGCCAACCTGGGTGGCACCGTCCTGCCGAAGTCGGCCGCAGATGCCCTCTTCCCCGACCAGGACTTCAAAGTGTTGCGGATCATTGAGCCTGGGCTCCAGAGCAAGATCGCACTCTGCACCCCTGACCACGAGCCACTGTCAGAGGCCGCGTCGGCCGTGCTCATGGTCGTCAAGGAGATGCTGCACCAACAGCTGATCAGCAAATACGGGACGGACCCCGTGCAACTGCCGGCCCATCCATAA
- a CDS encoding putative 2,4-dihydroxyhept-2-ene-1,7-dioic acid aldolase (HpaI) (identified by match to protein family HMM PF03328), whose protein sequence is MSLQLSPTFYSALSEAGRPLAGMWVCSGSPLVAEICAGSGLDWLLIDAEHSPNGLESIVAQLHAVSGYPLKVMVRPPVNDTVVIKQYLDLGVQNLLIPMVNSAFEAATAVAAVRYPPLGVRGVGSALARASRWNRVPDYLANASESISLTVQIESEAAASAVEEILAVDGVDGIFLGPSDLAASMGLLGQQENPLVRAVVEHCLAAAKAAGKPAGVNAFNEATARAYLDAGASFVLVGADVAVLARASEGFADKFIPVAETVERESY, encoded by the coding sequence ATGTCACTTCAGCTGAGCCCCACCTTCTATTCGGCCCTCTCCGAGGCCGGCCGTCCATTGGCTGGAATGTGGGTTTGTTCCGGTAGTCCCCTGGTGGCAGAAATTTGTGCGGGTTCAGGGCTGGACTGGCTGCTGATCGACGCAGAGCACAGCCCCAACGGCTTGGAATCCATCGTGGCGCAGCTTCATGCCGTGAGTGGATACCCGTTGAAAGTCATGGTCCGGCCGCCGGTCAATGACACCGTGGTCATCAAGCAATACCTTGACCTCGGTGTGCAGAACCTGCTGATCCCCATGGTGAACTCAGCCTTCGAGGCAGCCACCGCCGTTGCTGCGGTAAGGTACCCGCCACTCGGGGTCCGGGGAGTTGGTTCGGCTTTGGCCCGCGCGTCGCGTTGGAACCGCGTCCCGGACTACTTGGCCAATGCCTCCGAGTCCATCAGCCTCACGGTCCAAATTGAATCGGAGGCTGCGGCATCGGCGGTGGAGGAGATCCTGGCCGTCGACGGCGTGGACGGCATCTTCCTGGGCCCCTCGGACCTCGCCGCCTCCATGGGGCTGCTGGGACAGCAGGAAAATCCTTTGGTAAGGGCCGTCGTCGAGCACTGCCTCGCCGCCGCCAAAGCAGCGGGCAAGCCTGCCGGCGTGAATGCCTTCAACGAGGCGACAGCCCGCGCCTATCTCGACGCCGGTGCCTCCTTTGTCTTGGTCGGCGCGGACGTTGCTGTGCTCGCCCGGGCTTCCGAGGGCTTTGCCGACAAGTTCATTCCCGTAGCTGAAACGGTTGAGCGCGAAAGCTACTGA